The following are encoded in a window of Pseudalgibacter alginicilyticus genomic DNA:
- the fbaA gene encoding class II fructose-bisphosphate aldolase, giving the protein MGHNIKPGVATGKEVQAIFNHAKANNYALPAVNVIGSDTINGVLETARDLNAPVIIQFSNGGAQFNAGKGLSNDGQKAAIAGAVAGAKHVHTLAEAYGVPVILHTDHCAKKLLPWIDGLLDASEVHFKETGKSLFSSHMIDLSEEPIEENIEICKTYLERMSKMGMTLEIELGITGGEEDGVDNSDVDDSKLYTQPEEVAYAYEELSKVSDQFTIAAAFGNVHGVYKPGNVKLTPKILKNSQEYISKKYGVEHNHIDFVFHGGSGSTVEEIREGISYGVIKMNIDTDLQYAFMEGIRNYMDDKSEYLKAQIGNPEGDDVPNKKYYDPRVWLREGEKTFVARLKKAFEDLNNVNTL; this is encoded by the coding sequence ATGGGACATAATATAAAACCAGGCGTAGCTACAGGTAAAGAAGTTCAAGCTATTTTTAACCATGCAAAAGCTAACAACTATGCGCTTCCTGCCGTTAACGTTATAGGTTCAGATACAATAAATGGTGTTTTAGAAACAGCAAGAGACTTAAATGCGCCTGTTATTATTCAATTTTCTAATGGGGGTGCACAATTTAATGCAGGCAAAGGCTTAAGTAACGACGGTCAAAAAGCAGCCATTGCAGGAGCTGTTGCAGGAGCAAAACACGTACACACTTTAGCTGAAGCCTATGGTGTTCCTGTTATTTTACATACTGACCACTGTGCTAAAAAACTATTACCTTGGATTGATGGTTTATTAGACGCAAGTGAAGTACATTTTAAAGAAACTGGAAAATCACTTTTCAGTTCGCATATGATTGACCTTTCTGAGGAACCAATTGAAGAAAACATTGAAATATGCAAAACTTACTTAGAAAGAATGTCTAAAATGGGCATGACTTTAGAAATTGAATTAGGTATTACAGGTGGTGAAGAAGATGGTGTTGACAATAGTGATGTAGACGATTCTAAACTATACACCCAACCAGAAGAAGTAGCTTACGCTTATGAAGAATTAAGTAAAGTTAGTGACCAATTTACTATTGCTGCAGCTTTTGGAAATGTACACGGTGTTTATAAACCTGGAAATGTAAAATTAACTCCAAAAATCTTAAAAAATTCTCAAGAATATATTTCTAAAAAATATGGTGTAGAACACAATCATATCGACTTTGTATTTCATGGTGGCTCAGGTTCAACTGTTGAAGAAATTAGAGAAGGTATTAGCTACGGCGTCATTAAAATGAATATTGATACCGATTTACAATATGCATTTATGGAAGGCATCCGCAACTATATGGATGATAAATCTGAGTACTTAAAAGCTCAAATAGGAAACCCAGAAGGTGACGATGTCCCTAACAAAAAATATTACGACCCAAGAGTTTGGTTACGCGAAGGTGAAAAAACTTTTGTTGCGCGTTTAAAGAAAGCTTTTGAAGACTTAAATAATGTAAACACCTTATAA
- the ubiE gene encoding bifunctional demethylmenaquinone methyltransferase/2-methoxy-6-polyprenyl-1,4-benzoquinol methylase UbiE, with the protein MLTKIKPYKNSDLGKKEQVTQMFDTISGDYDGLNRVISFGIDVKWRKKVVKLVKETKPNSILDIATGTGDLAIALAQTSAEKIIGLDISSGMLDIGKEKIKKKGLETKIDMVLGDSENMPFEDNTFDAITVAFGIRNFETLEKGLKEIFRVLKPKGTFVILETSMPTKTPYLQGYTFYTKNILPLIGKVFSKDKSAYKYLCESASIFPYGEALNNILRKIGFINVKDFPQTFGVATIYTSSK; encoded by the coding sequence ATTTTGACAAAAATTAAGCCTTATAAAAATAGTGATTTAGGAAAAAAAGAGCAAGTTACCCAAATGTTTGATACCATTTCTGGAGATTATGATGGATTAAATCGTGTTATATCCTTTGGAATTGATGTAAAATGGCGTAAAAAAGTTGTTAAGTTGGTAAAAGAAACTAAGCCTAACAGCATTTTAGACATTGCTACAGGAACTGGCGATTTAGCAATAGCATTAGCTCAAACTAGTGCTGAAAAAATTATTGGATTAGACATTAGCAGTGGCATGCTTGATATTGGAAAAGAAAAAATCAAGAAAAAAGGATTAGAAACAAAAATTGACATGGTTCTAGGGGATTCTGAAAATATGCCATTTGAAGACAATACTTTTGATGCCATTACCGTTGCCTTTGGCATTAGAAATTTTGAAACCTTAGAAAAAGGTCTCAAAGAAATATTTAGAGTTTTAAAACCTAAGGGTACCTTCGTGATTTTGGAAACATCTATGCCTACTAAAACCCCCTACCTTCAAGGGTATACGTTTTATACTAAAAATATTTTACCACTTATTGGCAAAGTGTTTTCTAAAGACAAAAGTGCTTATAAATATTTATGCGAATCCGCATCTATTTTTCCTTATGGCGAAGCTTTAAACAATATTTTGCGTAAAATTGGGTTTATTAATGTTAAAGATTTTCCACAAACATTTGGAGTGGCTACAATCTATACATCATCAAAATAA
- a CDS encoding BamA/TamA family outer membrane protein encodes MKLQALKIVILLFCFGLFPSCNSVKSIAENEHLLTKNTVIINGHKNNTETIDNLLFQKPNRKLLNYPLRLHIYNLARPNIDSIIHSTINKNPKRKERLEKLLSEKQLDKYIDSRKGFNNWLKTTGEAPVIVDESKTEKTLKNLRDYHFNNGWFDAKATYTIDRKENKRAEVNYNVITGAAYVIDSISKQIKSPIIDSLYTTIKNKSFIKIGEQYKTNNFEIERNRISNTLRNSGVYHFNQDYITVEIDTIGTNKKVNVNVQIQDRAIRTPDSIRREPFKIYKIKDVNIYSNTNFSSLNETITDSIYYKGYNLYSIGKMQFNPEALTDAVFVSPRNIFKDIDRTRTYRYISELRTFKYPDIKYIENDDETLTANIYLTPLKKFNLGFSADVSRSDIQSIGFSLNPSLLIRNIFRGAETFEISAIGAIGASIDRNNPNSNFFDINEIGLNLKLTIPRIFSPFNTDKIIPNYMSPTTRISLASTSQTNIGLDKQTFIGAFNYSWLPSAKVTNRLDFFSVQYVRNLNIGNYFKVYGTSYSSLNDISKTLNYNNGNDLNYPDETDDFISDVLNENTSLTPDDENYITVSAINERKERLTENNLIFSSSYTYNKNTQENLFDENYSIFNYKIELAGNLLANTSKLLGLKKDENDRYQIFDVAFSQYVKTEIDYIKHWNLGKKNILAIRSFFGIAIPYGNSNSIPFAKSFFAGGANDNRAWSPYSLGPGSSVTTNEFNEANLKLLFSAEHRFNLFGNLNGALFVDAGNIWNVLDNTETGPATLDTFNDLKDIAMGSGFGLRYDFSFFVFRFDVGFKTYDPSYQGNNRWFNDYNFTNAVYNIGINYPF; translated from the coding sequence TTGAAACTACAAGCTTTAAAAATAGTCATTCTTCTTTTTTGCTTCGGTCTATTTCCGTCGTGTAATTCAGTTAAAAGTATTGCAGAAAATGAGCATTTACTTACCAAAAATACGGTGATTATAAATGGACACAAAAACAATACGGAAACAATAGACAATCTTCTGTTTCAAAAACCCAACAGAAAATTATTGAATTACCCGCTGCGGCTACACATATACAATTTAGCCAGACCCAATATTGATTCTATAATACATTCTACAATCAATAAAAATCCAAAACGAAAAGAAAGACTTGAAAAGCTATTATCTGAAAAACAGTTGGATAAATATATTGATTCTCGAAAAGGCTTTAATAATTGGCTTAAAACTACAGGTGAAGCTCCAGTTATTGTTGACGAATCAAAAACAGAGAAAACCTTAAAAAACTTAAGAGATTATCATTTTAATAATGGTTGGTTTGATGCAAAAGCAACCTATACCATTGATAGAAAAGAAAATAAACGCGCTGAAGTAAATTATAATGTTATAACGGGTGCAGCCTATGTTATTGATTCTATTTCAAAACAAATAAAATCACCCATTATTGACTCATTATATACAACCATTAAAAATAAATCTTTTATTAAAATAGGCGAGCAATACAAAACCAATAATTTTGAAATTGAAAGAAACCGTATTTCAAATACCTTAAGAAATTCTGGAGTCTACCATTTTAATCAAGATTATATTACCGTAGAAATTGATACCATTGGCACTAACAAAAAAGTAAATGTAAATGTTCAAATTCAAGATAGAGCCATTAGAACTCCTGACTCTATAAGACGTGAACCTTTTAAAATTTATAAAATCAAGGATGTTAACATATACTCAAACACTAATTTTAGTAGTTTAAATGAAACCATTACGGATTCTATTTACTACAAGGGTTATAACTTATATAGTATTGGTAAAATGCAATTCAATCCTGAAGCTCTAACCGATGCAGTTTTTGTATCCCCAAGAAACATTTTTAAAGATATTGACAGAACTCGAACTTACAGATACATAAGTGAACTAAGAACTTTTAAATATCCAGACATTAAATATATTGAAAACGATGACGAGACGCTTACTGCTAATATTTACCTAACCCCATTAAAAAAATTCAATTTAGGCTTTAGCGCCGACGTTTCCAGAAGTGATATACAGAGTATAGGATTTTCATTAAACCCAAGTTTGCTAATACGCAACATATTTAGAGGCGCAGAAACGTTTGAAATATCTGCTATAGGAGCCATAGGTGCTTCCATAGATAGGAATAATCCTAATTCCAATTTTTTCGATATCAATGAAATTGGGCTTAATTTAAAATTAACTATTCCAAGAATATTCTCACCTTTCAATACCGATAAAATCATACCAAATTACATGTCGCCCACTACCCGTATCAGTTTAGCAAGTACCAGCCAAACCAATATAGGGCTAGATAAGCAAACTTTTATCGGCGCTTTTAATTATAGCTGGTTGCCATCTGCAAAAGTTACCAACAGACTCGATTTTTTTAGTGTACAATATGTAAGAAACTTAAATATTGGAAATTATTTCAAGGTTTACGGAACCTCATATAGTAGCCTAAATGACATTTCAAAAACATTAAATTATAACAATGGGAACGACTTAAATTACCCTGATGAAACAGATGATTTTATAAGTGATGTCCTAAATGAAAACACATCATTAACTCCTGATGATGAAAATTATATAACTGTTTCTGCTATAAATGAGCGCAAAGAACGACTAACAGAGAACAATCTTATTTTTTCTTCAAGTTATACTTACAACAAAAACACTCAAGAAAATTTATTTGACGAGAATTATTCCATATTTAATTATAAAATAGAATTGGCAGGTAATTTATTAGCAAATACTTCAAAACTATTAGGGCTAAAAAAAGATGAAAACGATCGGTATCAAATTTTTGATGTTGCTTTTTCTCAATATGTTAAAACCGAAATAGATTATATTAAACATTGGAATTTAGGTAAAAAAAATATATTAGCCATAAGAAGTTTTTTTGGTATTGCCATTCCTTACGGCAACTCAAACAGTATTCCTTTTGCCAAGAGTTTTTTTGCTGGTGGGGCTAACGACAATCGCGCTTGGTCACCTTACAGCTTAGGCCCAGGAAGCTCAGTAACAACCAACGAGTTTAATGAAGCCAACTTAAAACTACTTTTTAGTGCAGAGCATCGTTTTAATTTGTTTGGAAATCTTAATGGGGCGCTTTTTGTTGATGCAGGAAATATTTGGAATGTCCTTGACAATACTGAAACTGGACCAGCTACTTTAGACACTTTTAATGACTTAAAAGACATTGCTATGGGCTCTGGCTTTGGCTTGCGCTATGACTTTAGTTTTTTCGTTTTCCGCTTTGATGTTGGCTTTAAAACTTACGACCCTTCTTATCAAGGTAACAACCGTTGGTTTAATGATTATAACTTCACCAATGCCGTTTATAACATAGGTATAAATTATCCCTTCTAA
- a CDS encoding porin family protein: MKHFVFILFFFLFSQNTKAQLFTKEKVIYDANQGRGTTDNKFLRWGYFLGLSSYDFNFDYNNDIKDIHVKRSPGFNVGLIGNLRINKYLDLRLEPGLFITTRELNYSQTYFNGMALNQSDLIREVKSTYIHLPLLLKISTKRINNFKPFIVGGFSTALNLSSNENNPDDNSNGQFRTTKNSLFYELGFGIDFYLFNFKFTPSIRGLFGINDELVRDEDPYSPWTSNIANMKTRGVFVNFTFQ; this comes from the coding sequence ATGAAACACTTCGTATTTATTTTATTCTTTTTTTTGTTTTCACAAAACACTAAAGCTCAACTATTCACAAAAGAAAAAGTGATTTACGATGCCAACCAAGGCCGAGGGACTACAGACAACAAATTTCTTCGTTGGGGGTATTTTTTAGGACTTAGCTCCTATGATTTTAATTTTGATTATAATAATGACATAAAGGATATTCATGTTAAAAGAAGCCCTGGTTTTAATGTTGGTTTGATTGGTAATTTACGTATTAACAAATATCTTGATTTACGCTTAGAACCTGGTTTATTTATTACCACAAGAGAATTAAATTACAGCCAAACCTATTTTAATGGTATGGCTCTAAATCAGTCTGATTTAATTCGTGAAGTTAAATCCACATACATACATTTACCTTTATTATTAAAAATTTCAACCAAGCGCATTAATAATTTCAAACCGTTTATTGTTGGTGGTTTTTCTACAGCTTTAAACCTTTCAAGCAACGAAAACAACCCAGACGACAATAGCAATGGCCAATTTAGAACCACTAAAAACTCCTTGTTTTATGAGTTAGGTTTTGGAATTGATTTCTATTTATTCAATTTTAAATTTACGCCTTCCATTCGTGGGCTTTTTGGAATTAATGATGAATTAGTTAGAGATGAGGATCCTTACAGCCCTTGGACTAGTAATATTGCTAATATGAAAACTCGTGGGGTTTTTGTAAACTTTACGTTTCAATAA
- a CDS encoding TrmH family RNA methyltransferase, translated as MLSKNQIKLITSLKQKKYRQQHGFFVVEGIKTINELLQSYFELHALYTTETFNIDAKREVLISKTDLKRISFLTTPNTALAIFKIPESKPIYEKGLIVALDALRDPGNLGTIIRLCDWFGIKDLVCSHETVDCFNPKVIQASMGSISRVNISYVNLEKFLKDQTIPVFGAFMTGENVYQKILSENGVLVMGNEANGISKNIETIITEKISIPRFGEVQATESLNVATATAVLLSEFRRGS; from the coding sequence ATGCTATCTAAAAACCAGATAAAACTAATAACGTCTTTAAAACAAAAAAAATATAGACAACAGCATGGTTTTTTTGTTGTTGAAGGTATTAAAACAATTAATGAACTTTTACAATCTTATTTTGAGCTTCATGCTTTGTACACCACAGAAACTTTCAATATTGATGCCAAAAGAGAAGTATTAATTTCTAAAACTGATTTAAAACGGATTAGTTTTTTAACCACACCCAATACTGCTTTAGCTATTTTTAAAATACCAGAATCAAAGCCTATTTATGAGAAAGGATTGATTGTTGCTCTTGATGCTTTGAGAGATCCAGGAAATTTAGGGACTATTATAAGGCTTTGTGATTGGTTTGGAATAAAAGATTTGGTGTGTAGTCATGAAACTGTAGACTGTTTTAATCCAAAAGTAATCCAAGCCTCCATGGGGTCAATTTCACGAGTTAATATAAGTTATGTAAATTTGGAAAAATTTTTAAAAGATCAAACAATACCTGTATTTGGGGCTTTTATGACTGGTGAGAATGTGTATCAAAAAATATTATCAGAAAATGGCGTTTTGGTAATGGGCAATGAGGCAAACGGCATTTCAAAGAATATTGAGACTATAATAACCGAAAAAATTTCCATTCCAAGGTTTGGGGAAGTTCAAGCTACAGAAAGTTTGAATGTAGCTACAGCAACAGCAGTTTTATTAAGTGAGTTTAGAAGAGGAAGCTGA